A genomic stretch from Falco naumanni isolate bFalNau1 chromosome 6, bFalNau1.pat, whole genome shotgun sequence includes:
- the FUT9 gene encoding 4-galactosyl-N-acetylglucosaminide 3-alpha-L-fucosyltransferase 9, giving the protein MTSTSKGIFRPFLIIFIVLGCFMAFILIYIKPTNSWISGPIESASSVLKMKSFFSSKTDNLNETTILIWVWPFGQTFDLTSCQTMFNIHGCHLTIDRSLYNRSHAVLIHHRDISWDLTNLPQQARPPFQKWIWMNLESPTHTPQKSGIEHLFNLTLTYRRDSDIQVPYGFMMVGTSSFTFEVPSKENLVCWVVSNWNPEHARVKYYNELSKYIEIHTYGQAFGDYINDKNLIPTISTCKFYLSFENSIHKDYITEKLYNALLAGSVPVVLGPSRENYENYIPADSFIHVEDFLSPRDLAEYLLMLDKNNKMYLSYFNWKKDFSVHLPRFWESHACLACDHVKRHQEYKSIGNLEKWFWN; this is encoded by the coding sequence ATGACATCGACATCTAAAGGAATTTTCCGGccatttttaattatcttcatTGTCCTTGGCTGTTTCATGGCATTTATACTAATTTATATCAAACCAACAAATAGCTGGATCTCTGGTCCTATAGAATCAGCcagttcagttttgaaaatgaagagcttcttttcttccaaaactgaTAATCTTAATGAAACTACTATTTTGATCTGGGTTTGGCCATTTGGTCAGACATTTGATCTAACATCCTGCCAAACAATGTTCAATATCCACGGGTGCCATCTGACTATTGACCGCTCACTATATAACAGATCCCATGCTGTTCTCATTCATCACAGGGACATTAGCTGGGATCTGACTAATTTACCTCAGCAAGCCAGGCCACCATTCCAGAAGTGGATTTGGATGAACTTGGAATCTCCAACTCATACTCCACAGAAGAGTGGCATCGAACACCTCTTTAACCTGACCCTGACTTATCGGCGTGATTCAGATATTCAGGTGCCTTATGGCTTCATGATGGTCGGTACAAGTTCCTTTACATTTGAGGTGCCAAGTAAGGAAAACTTGGTCTGTTGGGTTGTAAGTAACTGGAACCCTGAGCACGCTCGAGTCAAATATTATAATGAACTTAGCAAATACATTGAAATACATACCTATGGACAAGCCTTTGGAGACTACATCAATGATAAAAACCTGATTCCAACTATTTCTACTTGCAAATTCTacctttcctttgaaaattcaATCCACAAAGATTACATTACAGAGAAACTTTACAATGCTCTTCTGGCCGGATCAGTACCAGTCGTACTGGGCCCTTCCAGAGAAAACTATGAGAATTACATTCCAGCAGATTCTTTCATACACGTGGAAGATTTTCTCTCCCCCAGAGACCTGGCAGAGTATCTTCTGATGCTTGACAAAAATAACAAGATGTACCTTAGTTACTTCAACTGGAAGAAGGATTTCTCAGTGCATCTTCCCAGGTTCTGGGAATCACACGCATGTCTTGCTTGTGATCATGTGAAAAGACACCAGGAATATAAGTCCATTggaaatttagaaaaatggttttggaattaa